From the Candidatus Hydrogenedentota bacterium genome, the window CCACCGATGAACACCGATGAACACCGATAATGAAGAGAGAATGGTTTCCAGCCTCCCATACTTCCCATACTTCCCATAACTCCCATCCCCGCCTGACCCGCCACAGAGGCGGTACTTTCTTAGCAGGAAGCGGAGCGACCGAAGCAACCTCGTTCCCGGCGCGACCCCGGTCCCCACAGCGTCTTGGCCGGTAATCCGGCAAGCCGCCCCGCGCTTGTATCCGGCGGCGTCAGCGGGTATACTGTCCGGATAAACGGCGGTGTTTGGCGTTCCCCTGTGGCGGGGCGCGGCCGCCGGGTTTTCGGCGCGGGCACCTCCGCCCGCATGCAGGAGCAAGGCTATGTGGACCCCTGGCATGGGCGAATTGATTGTGATTTTCCTGATCGTGCTCGTTCTCTTCGGCGGAAGCAAGATTTCCGGCCTGGGGAAGTCGCTGGGCACGGCCATTTCCGAGTTCAAGGGCGCCCTGAACGAGCCCAAGAAAGAGGAAGAGGAGGCGAAAAAGCCCGAGGACGAGAACAAGAACGCGTAATCCGCGGG encodes:
- a CDS encoding twin-arginine translocase TatA/TatE family subunit gives rise to the protein MWTPGMGELIVIFLIVLVLFGGSKISGLGKSLGTAISEFKGALNEPKKEEEEAKKPEDENKNA